From the genome of Alphaproteobacteria bacterium:
CCTGCACCTGATGCCGGTGTTCACCACCCTGGGCGCGGTGCTGCTGCTGGACGAGTCCCTGCGCCTGTTCCACCTGCCGGGGATCGGCCTTATCGGCCTTGGCCTGTGGCTCGCCACATTAGCGCGTCCGCAGAGAGCGTCCGGATCGGGGCCACGCCCCGCGACAACGGCAGGCGACGCCGGCTGACACCCGGCCGGTCAGCGGCGCCCTGTCAGTCGGCCCCAATATTGTCGATCAGGCGGGTCGCGCCGAGACGTGCGGCGGCAAGGATGCGCCGGGCGGCGGCGCCAGGGTCAGCGGCCGGCCCAAGGGTGGCGGCGTCACGCACGGTCACATAATCCACGTCACTGAAGCCGGCGGCGACGAGCGCCTGTCCGGCAGCCTGACAGGCAACGGCCGCCGGTTGGCCGGCGGCAAGACGGGAGCGGGTCTCTTGCAGGGTCTGGTGCAGCATCGGCGCGATGCGCCTTTGACCGGGCGTCAGATAAGCATTGCGCGACGATAGAGCCAGGCCGTCGCCTTCCCGCACGGTCGGCCCCGACAATATCCGCACCGGTATATCGAGATCGGCCACCAAGCGGCGGATGATGACCAGTTGCTGCCAGTCCTTTTCGCCGAACACCGCATAGTCAGGAAGAACCCGCAGCAGCAGCTTGGTGACTACCGTTGCCACCCCCTCGAAATGGCCGGGTCGTGCCAGGCCGCACAAATCATCGCCCAGTCGCGCCACCCGGACGGTGGTGGCAAAACCCGGCGGATAGATGTCATCAGCCGGCGGCGCATAGCACAGGCCAACCCCCGCCCGGGCCATGGTGGCGAGATCGCCCGCCTCATCGCGCGGATAGCGGGCCAGATCCTCACCGGCGGAGAACTGGCGCGGATTGACGAACAGACTGGCCACCACCCGGTCGGCGGCGCGGCCGGCGATGGTCATGAGCGAGACATGGCCGGCATGGAGCGCACCCATGGTCGGCACCAGGGCTATGCTGTGGCCGGCGCCGCGCCATTCGGCAAGCGCCGCCTGCAGCGCGTCACGCCGCCGCACCACCAGCACATCAGCCACCGGGTCAGGCCTTGCGGGTGTCCGGCCGCCGGCCAGGCGGCCAGGCATTGCCGGGATAAATATTCTCCGGCTGAGGAAAGCGCCGGGCGCGCACGTCGGCGGCGTAGCGCGCGGCAGCCTGTTCAATGGCCTCGTCGAGACGGGCGTAGCGGGTGACGAAGCGCGGCACGTCCGGTCCATTGAGGCCCAGCATGTCCTCACTCACCAGAATCTGGCCGTCGCAGAAGGCTGACGCACCGATGCCAAGGGTCGGCGCGGGCACCTCGGCGGTGATGGCGCGGGCCACAGGTTCGGCCACCGCCTCCACCACCAGAGCGAAGGCGCCGGCGGCGGCGATCGCCTGTGCATCATCACGCACCCGCCGGCCGGAAACCGCATCTCTGCCCTGCACCCGGTACCCACCGACCGTGTTCACCGACTGTGGCTGCAGCCCCACATGGCCCATGACCGGAATGCCACGGCGCACCAGGAAGGCGACGGTCTCAGCCATGTCCAGACCACCCTCCAGCTTTACCGCCTGGGCGCCGGTCTCCTGCAACACGCGGGCGGCGCTGCGAAAAGCCTGCACCGGCGATTCCTGGTAGGAGCCGAACGGCAGGTCAATGACGACGCAGGCACGATGGCTGGCCGCCACCACGGCCCGGCCGTGGGCGATCATGATCCGGAGGGTGACCGGCAGGGTGCTGTCATAGCCGTAGAGCACCATGCCCACCGTATCGCCCACCAGCAGCAAATCCGCATGGCCATCGAGCGCTCGGGCCATGGGCGCCGTATAGGCGGTGAGCGCGACGATGGGTTGGCCGCCCTTGCGCCCGGCAATAGCGGCGGTTGTGGTGCGCTGTGTGGCACGGGGGGTTGAAGTGGACATGGTGCGGTCAGGCTGTTTCGCGACAGGTTGGCGTCAGGCCGCGGCCATCACGCGGCGGGCAGCCTCCAGCAACAGAATATCATTGCCGCGCCCGGCGATCAGCGACAAACCGATAGGACAACCGCCGACCCGGCCCAGCGGCAAACTGACCTGAGGCAAGCGGGCCAGGCCGGCGATGCAGGTGAGCGTCAGGGTGCGGGCCCGAAAATCCTCAAACACCGCCTGGCCGGCGTCCTTGCGTGGCGCCGCATCGGGCGCCGCTGGCAGGCACAGGATGGCGCCGTCGGCCAGCAGCGCGTCCATGTGCCGGGTGATCGTCTCACGCCGCCGCGCCGCCGCCGCAACCACCGCCGGATCCACGTCGCGAGCGGCGATGAAGCGCTCGCGGACGCCTGGACCAAAGTCAGGGTCGGTCGCCTCAATCCATGCGCCATGGGTTTTCCAGATCTCACTGAACTGCAACGGACGGAAAGTGTCGAGCCAGATGGCAAGGCCGTCGGCCGCCACGGTCAGCGGCGTCGCCGGACCCAGCACCTGTTCGGCCAGACGGCGGGCCGGCGCCAGCGCCTGCTGCGCCGCGGCGACCGGCACGGCAAAGGCATCCTCGGCCAGCAACAACCGACCCGGTGCGGTGACCGCAGCCGGAGTGTGATCCTGCAGCAGGACACGGCCAACCAGCTCCAGCAGCAGGGGGTCGCGGGCAAACCAGCCGCATGTGTCGAAACTGGGCGCCAGCGGCATGACATGATCCAGCGCGATGCGGCCATGACTGGGCCGAAATCCCAGGATGCCGCAGAAGCTGGCGGGCGCCCGCACCGAACCGCCGGTATCGGAGCCGACCGCAAAGTCCACCGCGCCGCCGGCCACCGCTGCCGCCGAGCCGGACGAGGATCCGCCCGGCACACGATCGGGGCAGGCACTGTTCAGGGGCGTTCCGTGGTGATGGTTGGCGCCAATGATGGAGAAGGCCAGCTCGTCGGTGATGGTCTTGCCCGTCATACGGGCGCCGGCCGCCAGCAACCGCGCTACGGCCGGCGCCGTATGGCCGGCCGGCCAATGACTGCGCAGCCAGTCGGGGTTGCCGCAGCCGGTGACATGGCCGGCAATGTCATAGATATCCTTGACCGCAAAGGAGCGGCCCACCAGAGGACCGCTGGCCGCACCCGGCAGGGCTACATCCTCGTGCGGCACAAAGCAGCCAAGGTGTGCAAAGCGGCGGCGGAAGTGAGTTTCGGCTGAAGGGTCGCTCGGCATTTCGTTCATGGTTCAATCCGTAGGGGGCCAGTAGGGGGCCAGCGGGGGCCCGTGGCGACTATGATTGCGGCCCTGTGTGCACATCGCGGCGGGCCTTGCACCGCAACAAACAGGGACCGACAGTCGGCTCCTGATCGCCCCTTGTCGAGGCTAGCGCACCATGAAGCTGATCTATACGCCGAGTGACGGCTATATCCACAAGGTCCTGGCCTTCGCCCAGGAGGCCGGCGTTCTGGACCGCATGGAGATGGTGCCGGTCATCCCCTTCGCAGCGGATGTGGATATCAGCGCCATCAACCCGCTGGGCAAGGTGCCGACGCTGGTGACGGACCAGGGCGAGGCAATCTATGGCGGCCCGGTCATCTGCCAGTATCTGGACTCCCTGTCACCTGGTCCAAGCCTCTATCCCGGCCCGGGGCCGGCCCTGTGGCGCACCCTGACCCGCATCACCCTGGCCGAAGGAGTGTTTGAAGCCATGGTGGCGCTGAGCCTGGAGTCACGGTTTGCGCCGGAGCAGCAACGCCAGGGCGATGTGGAGCGTGCCTGGCGCAAGGTGGTCAAGGGCCTCGACCGCATGGAGCAGGACGCCGCCGAGCCGGGCCCGTTCGACGCGGCGCAGATATTCACCGCCGGAGCGGTCAGCTTCGTCGAGGCGGTGGCGGCCAATGTGGGCAAGGCCCTTGCCGGCCTCGACCCGGCCTACGACTGGCGGGCCGGCCGACCGGTCCTGGCCGCCTGGTATGACCAGGTCAAGACCCGACCGTCCCTACGCAAAGTACGTATTCCACCGAATTAGAGCCCGCCGTAAGGGGCTCCGCCGCAGGCTACCAACCTGAAACCGCCCGAGTGAGACGTCCTACCCAACCCGCCGCAGGAGACCCCCATGAGCCCCGCCGATAGCGCCTATCCCCGTGACCTGATCGGCTATGGCGAGACGCCGCCACACGCCCAATGGCCCGGCGACGCGAGAATCGCCGTCTCTATCGTCGTCAACTACGAGGAGGGTGCGGAATATTCGATCCTGCACGGTGACGGCCACTCGGAATCAATACTGTCGGAGGTGGCCGGCCTGTCACAACTGCCGGGCCAGCGCGAAGTCAATATAGAGAGCATGTATGAGTATGGCAGCCGGGCCGGATTCTGGCGGGTGATGCGCATTCTGCAGGAGCGTGAGCTACCGGTGACGATCTATGCCTGCGGCATGGCGCTGGAACGCAACCCGGCAGCGGCCGAGGCGATTGCCCGCACGGGCTGGGAGGTGTGCAGCCACGGCTGGCGGTGGATCGACTATCACGGCATGGACGAAGCGCTGGAGCGCGAGCACATGGCGCGCAACGTAGACAGCCTGACGCGGCTGATCGGCCGCCGGCCGGTAGGCTGGTATACCGGGCGGCCGAGCCAGAATACCCGCCGGCTGGTCGTGGAGCATGGCGGCTTTCTTTATGATTCCGATGGCTATGCCGACGACCTGCCTTATTGGGAGACGGTCGGTGGTCAACCGCACCTGATTGTGCCGCACCAGTTCGACAACAATGATTCGAAGCTCGTGCACGTCAACGGCTTCTCCTATGGCGGCCACTACGAGCAATACCTGCGGG
Proteins encoded in this window:
- the panC gene encoding pantoate--beta-alanine ligase, which translates into the protein MADVLVVRRRDALQAALAEWRGAGHSIALVPTMGALHAGHVSLMTIAGRAADRVVASLFVNPRQFSAGEDLARYPRDEAGDLATMARAGVGLCYAPPADDIYPPGFATTVRVARLGDDLCGLARPGHFEGVATVVTKLLLRVLPDYAVFGEKDWQQLVIIRRLVADLDIPVRILSGPTVREGDGLALSSRNAYLTPGQRRIAPMLHQTLQETRSRLAAGQPAAVACQAAGQALVAAGFSDVDYVTVRDAATLGPAADPGAAARRILAAARLGATRLIDNIGAD
- a CDS encoding amidase, producing MNEMPSDPSAETHFRRRFAHLGCFVPHEDVALPGAASGPLVGRSFAVKDIYDIAGHVTGCGNPDWLRSHWPAGHTAPAVARLLAAGARMTGKTITDELAFSIIGANHHHGTPLNSACPDRVPGGSSSGSAAAVAGGAVDFAVGSDTGGSVRAPASFCGILGFRPSHGRIALDHVMPLAPSFDTCGWFARDPLLLELVGRVLLQDHTPAAVTAPGRLLLAEDAFAVPVAAAQQALAPARRLAEQVLGPATPLTVAADGLAIWLDTFRPLQFSEIWKTHGAWIEATDPDFGPGVRERFIAARDVDPAVVAAAARRRETITRHMDALLADGAILCLPAAPDAAPRKDAGQAVFEDFRARTLTLTCIAGLARLPQVSLPLGRVGGCPIGLSLIAGRGNDILLLEAARRVMAAA
- the panB gene encoding 3-methyl-2-oxobutanoate hydroxymethyltransferase; the encoded protein is MSTSTPRATQRTTTAAIAGRKGGQPIVALTAYTAPMARALDGHADLLLVGDTVGMVLYGYDSTLPVTLRIMIAHGRAVVAASHRACVVIDLPFGSYQESPVQAFRSAARVLQETGAQAVKLEGGLDMAETVAFLVRRGIPVMGHVGLQPQSVNTVGGYRVQGRDAVSGRRVRDDAQAIAAAGAFALVVEAVAEPVARAITAEVPAPTLGIGASAFCDGQILVSEDMLGLNGPDVPRFVTRYARLDEAIEQAAARYAADVRARRFPQPENIYPGNAWPPGRRPDTRKA
- a CDS encoding glutathione S-transferase family protein, with product MKLIYTPSDGYIHKVLAFAQEAGVLDRMEMVPVIPFAADVDISAINPLGKVPTLVTDQGEAIYGGPVICQYLDSLSPGPSLYPGPGPALWRTLTRITLAEGVFEAMVALSLESRFAPEQQRQGDVERAWRKVVKGLDRMEQDAAEPGPFDAAQIFTAGAVSFVEAVAANVGKALAGLDPAYDWRAGRPVLAAWYDQVKTRPSLRKVRIPPN
- the puuE gene encoding allantoinase PuuE codes for the protein MSPADSAYPRDLIGYGETPPHAQWPGDARIAVSIVVNYEEGAEYSILHGDGHSESILSEVAGLSQLPGQREVNIESMYEYGSRAGFWRVMRILQERELPVTIYACGMALERNPAAAEAIARTGWEVCSHGWRWIDYHGMDEALEREHMARNVDSLTRLIGRRPVGWYTGRPSQNTRRLVVEHGGFLYDSDGYADDLPYWETVGGQPHLIVPHQFDNNDSKLVHVNGFSYGGHYEQYLRDNFDMLYAEGAERPKMMTISLHSRIIGRPGRAMALIRALDHIRRHDRVWFTDRQAIARHWAATHPAATYPTGG